From the genome of Streptomyces sp. NBC_01260, one region includes:
- a CDS encoding threonine aldolase family protein, with translation MADMNEQARDEAADEAPGPDGPQDAGQFPRIRRITAWQRAERTLWRAPMDRSLGEQLAALAADAGALTDLGQPVDIYGDGVVAELEQRIAEVLGMEAVAFFPTGTMAQQAALRSWAGRSGNPTVALHPLAHPEMYERGALSVVSGLRTVHPTSEPRLPTADEIRDFDEPFGTLMLELPLRDAGFVLPTWEELEAVVAAARERDAVVHFDGARLWECATHFGRELPEITALADSVYVSFYKTLGGISGAALAGSASLIEEARTWRHRYGGQLFQQFPAALSALSGLERELPKLPSYVAHAQVVAEALAEGFAEAGAGWFRVHPDPPHTHQFQVWLPYAPEVLTEASVRLAEETGTALFRMWQPAGAGPPGISCTEVTVTESGLTWTAADVKAALGDFLKLVAEQERLARQE, from the coding sequence ATGGCAGACATGAACGAGCAGGCGCGCGACGAAGCGGCGGACGAGGCACCGGGCCCGGACGGACCCCAGGACGCGGGCCAGTTCCCGCGGATCCGCCGGATCACCGCGTGGCAGCGGGCCGAGCGGACCCTGTGGCGGGCTCCGATGGACCGCTCACTCGGCGAGCAGCTGGCCGCGCTGGCCGCCGACGCCGGCGCACTCACCGATCTCGGGCAGCCCGTGGACATCTACGGGGACGGCGTGGTCGCCGAGCTGGAGCAGCGGATCGCCGAGGTGCTGGGCATGGAGGCGGTCGCGTTCTTCCCGACCGGGACGATGGCCCAGCAGGCCGCGCTGCGCTCCTGGGCGGGGCGCAGCGGCAACCCGACGGTGGCGCTGCATCCGCTCGCCCACCCCGAGATGTACGAGCGCGGCGCGCTGTCGGTGGTGAGCGGGCTGCGTACCGTCCACCCCACGTCCGAGCCCCGGCTGCCCACGGCGGACGAGATCCGCGACTTCGACGAGCCGTTCGGCACCCTGATGCTGGAGCTGCCGCTGCGGGACGCGGGCTTCGTCCTGCCCACCTGGGAGGAGCTGGAGGCGGTGGTGGCGGCCGCCCGCGAACGCGATGCGGTGGTCCACTTCGACGGGGCGCGGCTGTGGGAGTGCGCGACGCACTTCGGGCGGGAGCTGCCGGAGATCACGGCGCTCGCGGACAGTGTGTACGTGTCGTTCTACAAGACCCTCGGCGGGATCTCCGGGGCCGCGCTCGCCGGTTCCGCCTCGCTGATCGAGGAGGCCCGGACCTGGCGGCACCGGTACGGGGGCCAGCTCTTCCAGCAGTTCCCCGCGGCGCTCTCCGCCCTGAGCGGCCTGGAGCGGGAGCTGCCGAAGCTGCCGTCGTACGTGGCCCACGCGCAGGTGGTGGCCGAGGCGCTGGCCGAGGGCTTCGCGGAGGCCGGTGCCGGGTGGTTCCGGGTGCATCCCGACCCGCCGCACACGCACCAGTTCCAGGTGTGGCTGCCGTACGCGCCCGAGGTCCTGACGGAGGCGTCGGTGCGGCTGGCGGAGGAGACGGGCACGGCGCTCTTCCGCATGTGGCAGCCGGCCGGCGCCGGGCCCCCCGGAATCTCCTGCACGGAGGTCACCGTGACCGAGTCGGGGCTGACGTGGACGGCGGCGGACGTGAAGGCGGCCCTGGGCGACTTCCTGAAGCTGGTGGCCGAACAGGAGCGGCTCGCCCGGCAGGAGTGA
- a CDS encoding Rossmann-like and DUF2520 domain-containing protein: MNTTAPKEPLDARDRPARLTVGVVGAGRVGPALAAALRLAGHRPVAVSGVSDASVRRAADLLPDVPMVTPAEVLARAELVLLTVPDDALPGLVEGLAETGAVRPGQLIVHTSGRYGTKVLDPALRAGALPLALHPAMTFTGTSVDVQRLAGCSFGVTAPEQLRLAAEALVIEMGGEPEWIAEESRPLYHAALALGANHLVTLVAQSMELLRTAGVAAPDRMLGPLLGAALDNALRSGDAALTGPVARGDAGTVAAHIGELRTHAPQTVAGYVAMARATADRALAHGMLKPELAEDLLGVLADGGRTGPEESR, from the coding sequence GTGAATACAACAGCCCCCAAGGAGCCCCTCGACGCGAGGGACCGCCCCGCCCGCCTCACCGTCGGCGTCGTCGGCGCGGGCCGCGTCGGCCCCGCACTGGCCGCGGCCCTGCGGCTCGCGGGACACCGCCCGGTCGCCGTCTCCGGCGTCTCCGACGCCTCGGTGCGCCGCGCCGCCGACCTGCTCCCCGACGTCCCCATGGTGACGCCCGCCGAGGTCCTGGCGCGCGCCGAGCTCGTCCTGCTGACCGTCCCCGACGACGCCCTGCCGGGCCTCGTCGAGGGCCTGGCCGAGACCGGCGCGGTCCGGCCGGGGCAGCTGATCGTGCACACCTCGGGGCGGTACGGCACGAAGGTGCTGGACCCCGCGCTGCGGGCCGGCGCCCTGCCGCTCGCCCTGCACCCGGCGATGACGTTCACCGGCACCTCCGTGGACGTCCAGCGGCTGGCCGGCTGCTCCTTCGGCGTCACCGCCCCCGAACAGCTGAGGCTCGCGGCCGAGGCGCTCGTCATCGAGATGGGCGGCGAACCCGAGTGGATCGCCGAGGAGTCCCGCCCGCTCTACCACGCGGCTCTCGCCCTCGGCGCGAACCACCTGGTCACGCTGGTCGCCCAGTCGATGGAGCTGCTGCGCACGGCGGGGGTCGCCGCCCCCGACCGGATGCTCGGCCCGCTGCTCGGCGCCGCGCTCGACAACGCCCTGCGCTCCGGTGACGCCGCCCTGACCGGCCCGGTCGCCCGCGGCGACGCCGGTACGGTCGCCGCGCACATCGGCGAACTGCGCACCCACGCCCCGCAGACGGTGGCCGGGTACGTCGCGATGGCCCGCGCCACCGCCGACCGCGCGCTCGCCCACGGCATGCTCAAGCCGGAGCTCGCCGAGGACCTGCTCGGCGTCCTGGCCGACGGCGGCCGCACCGGACCGGAGGAGTCCCGATGA
- the panC gene encoding pantoate--beta-alanine ligase, producing MTDPAATLLRTAAELDAYTPAVTAGNAAGAPRTRPERAAVMTMGALHEGHASLIRAARAAVGPAGQVVVTVFVNPLQFGEAADLERYPRTLDADLALVGAAGGDVVFAPSADEVYPGGEPQVRISAGPMGERLEGASRPGHFDGMLTVVAKLLHLTRPDLAFYGQKDAQQLALIRRMVRDLNFPVEIVGVETAREPDGLALSSRNRFLDAYERHTALALSRALFAARDRLAAQQALHARALAGGSSGDRAAGLTRLGEARLAADAQAVARARPDGGPAAVRAAARAVLDDAAAEQPPLDLDYVALVDPADFTEIPDDRTAGDAVLAVAARVGATRLIDNIPLTFGATT from the coding sequence ATGACCGACCCCGCCGCCACCCTGCTCCGCACCGCCGCGGAGCTCGACGCGTACACCCCGGCCGTGACCGCCGGCAACGCCGCAGGCGCCCCCCGGACCCGCCCCGAGCGCGCCGCCGTGATGACGATGGGCGCCCTGCACGAGGGCCACGCCTCGCTCATCCGCGCCGCCCGCGCGGCCGTCGGCCCGGCCGGTCAGGTCGTCGTCACGGTCTTCGTCAACCCGCTCCAGTTCGGGGAGGCCGCGGACCTGGAGCGCTACCCCCGCACCCTCGACGCCGATCTCGCCCTCGTGGGCGCGGCCGGCGGCGACGTGGTCTTCGCCCCGTCCGCCGACGAGGTCTACCCCGGCGGGGAACCGCAGGTCCGGATCTCGGCCGGTCCGATGGGCGAGCGCCTCGAAGGGGCCTCGCGCCCCGGGCACTTCGACGGGATGCTCACCGTCGTCGCCAAGCTGCTCCACCTCACCCGCCCGGACCTCGCGTTCTACGGGCAGAAGGACGCCCAGCAGCTGGCGCTGATCCGCCGCATGGTGCGCGATCTGAACTTCCCCGTGGAGATCGTGGGGGTGGAGACGGCCCGGGAGCCCGACGGCCTCGCGCTCTCCAGCCGCAACCGTTTCCTGGACGCGTACGAGCGCCACACCGCCCTCGCGCTGTCCCGGGCCCTGTTCGCCGCCCGCGACCGGCTCGCCGCCCAGCAGGCGCTGCACGCCCGCGCGCTGGCCGGCGGGTCGAGCGGTGACCGGGCCGCCGGGCTCACCCGGCTCGGCGAGGCCCGGCTGGCCGCCGACGCGCAGGCGGTCGCCCGCGCCAGGCCGGACGGCGGACCGGCCGCCGTGCGCGCCGCCGCCCGCGCGGTCCTGGACGACGCGGCGGCCGAGCAGCCCCCGCTCGACCTCGACTACGTGGCGCTCGTGGACCCGGCGGACTTCACCGAGATCCCCGACGACCGCACCGCCGGTGACGCGGTACTCGCCGTCGCCGCCCGGGTGGGCGCCACCCGGCTCATCGACAACATCCCGCTGACCTTCGGAGCCACCACGTGA
- a CDS encoding L-aspartate oxidase, with the protein MTGIRLTAPAPGWSIDADVVVVGSGVAGLTTALRCAAAGLATVVVTKARLDDGSTRWAQGGVAAALGEGDTPEQHLDDTLVAGAGLCDEAAVRTLVTEGPDAVRRLIGIGAHFDTTDDGDIALTREGGHHRRRIAHAGGDATGAEISRALVEAVRSAALHTVENALVLDLLTDAEGRTAGVTLHVMGEGQHDGVGAVHAPAVVLATGGMGQVFSATTNPPVSTGDGVALALRAGAEVADLEFVQFHPSVLFLGAGSEGQQPLVSEAVRGEGAHLVDAHGTRFMVGQHELAELAPRDIVAKAIIRQMQLHGTEHMYLDARHFGAEMWEQRFPTILAACRAHGIDPVTEPVPIAPAAHHASGGIRTDLRGRTTVPGLYACGEVACTGVHGANRLASNSLLEGLVFAERIAADIVADRPRAGAEAVVTHPVTSPLLAPEARGTIQRIMTRGAGVLRSADSLATAAEELEDLHRSAALKAGAAEPKLAVPGVEAWEATNLLLVSRVLVAAARSREETRGCHWREDRPERDDESWRRHLVVRLTPDRQLVLRRTDTEAFGPVRPAGAADCAPASTTHPTPEEP; encoded by the coding sequence GTGACCGGAATACGGCTGACCGCCCCCGCCCCCGGCTGGTCCATCGACGCCGATGTCGTGGTGGTCGGCTCCGGCGTGGCCGGCCTCACCACCGCACTGCGCTGCGCCGCCGCGGGCCTCGCCACCGTCGTCGTCACCAAGGCCCGGCTCGACGACGGCTCGACCCGCTGGGCCCAGGGCGGCGTCGCCGCCGCCCTCGGCGAGGGCGACACCCCCGAGCAGCACCTCGACGACACTCTGGTCGCGGGCGCGGGCCTGTGCGACGAGGCGGCGGTGCGCACGCTCGTCACCGAGGGCCCCGACGCCGTGCGGCGGCTGATCGGGATCGGCGCGCACTTCGACACCACGGACGACGGCGACATCGCGCTGACCCGCGAGGGCGGCCACCACCGCCGCCGCATCGCCCACGCGGGCGGCGACGCGACCGGCGCGGAGATCTCCCGCGCCCTGGTCGAAGCCGTCCGCTCGGCCGCCCTGCACACCGTCGAGAACGCCCTGGTCCTCGATCTGCTCACCGACGCCGAAGGCCGTACGGCCGGCGTCACCCTGCACGTCATGGGCGAGGGCCAGCACGACGGCGTCGGCGCGGTCCACGCCCCCGCGGTGGTCCTCGCCACCGGCGGCATGGGCCAGGTCTTCTCCGCCACCACCAACCCGCCCGTCTCCACCGGCGACGGCGTGGCACTCGCGCTGCGGGCCGGCGCGGAGGTCGCGGACCTCGAATTCGTCCAGTTCCACCCCTCGGTCCTCTTCCTCGGCGCCGGCTCCGAGGGCCAGCAGCCCCTGGTGTCGGAGGCGGTACGGGGCGAGGGTGCCCACCTCGTCGACGCGCACGGCACGCGTTTCATGGTCGGGCAGCACGAACTGGCGGAACTGGCCCCGCGTGACATCGTCGCCAAGGCCATCATCCGCCAGATGCAGCTGCACGGCACCGAGCACATGTACCTCGACGCCCGTCACTTCGGCGCCGAGATGTGGGAGCAGCGCTTCCCCACCATCCTGGCGGCCTGCCGGGCGCACGGCATCGACCCGGTCACCGAGCCGGTCCCCATCGCCCCGGCCGCGCACCACGCCTCCGGCGGCATCCGCACCGACCTGCGGGGCCGTACGACGGTCCCCGGCCTGTACGCCTGCGGCGAGGTCGCCTGCACCGGGGTGCACGGCGCCAACCGGCTGGCCTCCAACTCGCTCCTCGAAGGGCTGGTGTTCGCCGAGCGCATCGCGGCCGACATCGTCGCGGACCGCCCCCGCGCGGGCGCCGAGGCCGTCGTCACGCACCCGGTGACCTCGCCGCTGCTCGCCCCCGAGGCCCGGGGCACGATCCAGCGCATCATGACCCGCGGCGCCGGCGTCCTGCGCTCCGCGGACAGCCTCGCCACCGCCGCCGAGGAACTGGAGGACCTGCACCGCAGCGCGGCCCTGAAGGCCGGGGCGGCCGAGCCGAAGCTCGCGGTGCCCGGCGTCGAGGCCTGGGAGGCCACCAACCTGCTCCTGGTCTCCCGTGTCCTGGTCGCCGCCGCACGCAGCCGCGAGGAGACCCGCGGCTGCCACTGGCGCGAGGACCGGCCCGAGCGCGACGACGAGAGCTGGCGCCGCCACCTCGTCGTACGGCTCACCCCCGACCGGCAGCTGGTCCTCCGTCGGACGGATACCGAGGCGTTCGGCCCCGTACGCCCGGCCGGGGCAGCAGACTGCGCACCAGCAAGCACCACCCACCCCACTCCCGAGGAGCCGTAA
- the nadC gene encoding carboxylating nicotinate-nucleotide diphosphorylase: MSTPEENPRPTPVDVPLIQIGAPAPAAGGCGDGCGCGGDDGYDLDDLECGLDPSLAQLLADAGLDPVQVEDVAHVAIAEDLDGGVDVTTVATVPEDAVATGDFTAREAGVVAGLHVAEAVLSIVCTSEFEVERHVEDGDRVVPGQKLLTVTTRTRDLLTGERGALNLLCRLSGIATATRAWADVLEGTKAKVRDTRKTTPGLRALEKYAVRCGGGVNHRMSLSDAALVKDNHVIAAGGVAEAFKRVRDEFPDIPIEVEVDTMDQVAEVLDAGADLILLDNFTPSQTAEAVALVGGRAVLESSGRLSLGSAHAYAEAGVDYLAVGALTHSSPILDIGLDFRDTDGAGA; this comes from the coding sequence GTGAGCACGCCCGAAGAGAATCCGCGCCCCACACCCGTGGACGTACCGCTGATCCAGATCGGCGCGCCCGCACCTGCCGCGGGTGGCTGCGGCGACGGCTGCGGCTGCGGTGGGGACGACGGCTACGACCTGGACGATCTGGAGTGCGGCCTCGACCCGTCGCTCGCCCAGCTCCTGGCCGACGCGGGTCTGGACCCGGTCCAGGTCGAGGACGTCGCGCACGTCGCCATCGCGGAGGACCTCGACGGCGGGGTGGACGTCACCACCGTGGCCACCGTCCCCGAGGACGCCGTGGCCACCGGCGACTTCACCGCCCGTGAGGCGGGTGTGGTGGCCGGTCTGCACGTTGCCGAGGCCGTCCTGTCCATCGTCTGCACGTCCGAGTTCGAGGTCGAGCGGCACGTCGAGGACGGCGACCGCGTCGTTCCCGGCCAGAAGCTGCTGACCGTCACCACCCGCACCCGCGACCTGCTCACCGGCGAGCGCGGCGCGCTCAACCTGCTCTGCAGGCTCTCCGGCATCGCCACCGCCACCCGGGCCTGGGCCGATGTGCTCGAAGGCACGAAGGCCAAGGTCCGCGACACCCGCAAGACGACCCCGGGCCTGCGCGCCCTGGAGAAGTACGCGGTGCGCTGCGGCGGCGGGGTCAACCACCGCATGTCGCTGTCCGACGCCGCGCTCGTCAAGGACAACCACGTCATCGCGGCGGGCGGGGTGGCCGAGGCCTTCAAGCGGGTCAGGGACGAGTTCCCGGACATTCCGATCGAGGTCGAGGTCGACACCATGGACCAGGTCGCCGAGGTGCTGGACGCGGGCGCCGACCTGATCCTGCTGGACAACTTCACCCCGTCGCAGACGGCCGAGGCCGTCGCCCTGGTGGGCGGCCGCGCGGTCCTGGAGTCCTCCGGCCGGCTGTCCCTCGGCTCCGCCCACGCCTACGCCGAGGCCGGCGTGGACTACCTGGCCGTCGGCGCGCTCACCCACTCCTCACCGATCCTCGACATCGGCCTGGACTTCCGCGACACCGACGGGGCCGGCGCCTGA
- a CDS encoding type III pantothenate kinase: MLLTIDVGNTHTVLGLFDGEEIVEHWRISTDARRTADELAVLLQGLMGMHPLLGMELGDGIEGIAICSTVPAVLHELREVTRRYYGDVPAVLVEPGIKTGVPILMDNPKEVGADRIINAVAAVDLYGGPAIVVDFGTATTFDAVSARGEYTGGVIAPGIEISVEALGVKGAQLRKIELARPRSVIGKNTVEAMQSGIIYGFAGQVDGVVGRMKKELAADPDDVTVIATGGLAPMVLGESSVIDEHEPWLTLIGLRLVYERNVSRL, from the coding sequence ATGCTGCTCACCATCGACGTCGGGAACACCCACACCGTGCTCGGCCTGTTCGACGGCGAGGAGATCGTCGAGCACTGGCGGATCTCCACCGACGCCCGCCGCACCGCGGACGAGCTGGCGGTGCTGCTCCAGGGCCTGATGGGCATGCACCCGCTGCTGGGGATGGAGCTGGGCGACGGGATCGAGGGCATCGCCATCTGCTCCACCGTCCCGGCCGTCCTGCACGAGCTGCGCGAGGTGACCCGCCGCTACTACGGCGACGTCCCCGCCGTTCTCGTCGAGCCGGGCATCAAGACGGGCGTGCCGATCCTGATGGACAACCCGAAGGAGGTCGGCGCGGACCGCATCATCAACGCGGTCGCCGCCGTCGACCTCTACGGCGGTCCGGCGATCGTCGTCGACTTCGGCACGGCCACCACCTTCGACGCGGTCTCCGCCCGCGGCGAGTACACCGGCGGCGTCATCGCGCCCGGCATCGAGATCTCGGTCGAGGCCCTCGGCGTCAAGGGCGCGCAGCTGCGCAAGATCGAGCTGGCCCGGCCACGCAGCGTGATCGGCAAGAACACCGTCGAGGCCATGCAGTCGGGCATCATCTACGGCTTCGCGGGCCAGGTCGACGGTGTCGTCGGGCGGATGAAGAAGGAACTGGCGGCCGACCCCGACGACGTGACCGTCATCGCGACGGGCGGCCTTGCTCCGATGGTGCTGGGCGAGTCCTCGGTCATCGACGAGCACGAGCCCTGGCTCACGCTCATCGGCCTGCGCCTGGTGTACGAGCGCAACGTGTCGCGCCTGTAG
- a CDS encoding BlaI/MecI/CopY family transcriptional regulator, whose translation MPRQLGELEDAVMTRVWQWNRPVTVREVLEDLQQERSIAYTTVMTVMDNLHQKGWVRREVDGRAYRYTAVSTRAAYSAALMNEAWSRSDNPAAALVAFFGMMSAEQREALRDAMRIVVPALPEDAVPPGGEVADEAVGAAGEGVDEAAEAADGAEPEAGR comes from the coding sequence GTGCCCCGCCAATTGGGAGAGCTGGAAGACGCCGTGATGACCCGGGTCTGGCAATGGAACCGTCCGGTCACCGTGCGGGAAGTCCTTGAGGACCTTCAGCAGGAACGGTCCATCGCCTACACCACCGTCATGACGGTAATGGACAATCTCCATCAGAAGGGCTGGGTGCGCCGGGAAGTGGACGGCCGCGCATATCGATATACGGCGGTCTCCACCCGTGCCGCGTACTCGGCCGCACTGATGAACGAAGCCTGGTCGAGGAGTGACAACCCGGCCGCCGCACTGGTCGCGTTCTTCGGCATGATGTCGGCCGAGCAGCGTGAGGCTCTCCGGGACGCCATGCGGATCGTTGTGCCCGCTCTTCCCGAGGACGCCGTACCGCCGGGCGGTGAAGTGGCCGATGAAGCAGTCGGCGCGGCCGGTGAAGGTGTCGATGAAGCCGCCGAAGCGGCCGATGGAGCGGAGCCGGAGGCCGGGCGATAG
- a CDS encoding amino-acid N-acetyltransferase — protein MSSELPQTDFQTEPSVINVAITVRRARTSDVASVRRLLDGYVREGILLDKATVTLYEDIQEFWIAERDEDARVIGCGALHVMWEDLAEVRTLAVDHSIKGAGVGHQVLDKLLQTARWLGVRRVFCLTFEVDFFAKHGFVEIGETPVDGDVYSELLRSYDEGVAEFLGLERVKPNTLGNSRMLLHL, from the coding sequence ATGTCCTCAGAGCTTCCGCAAACCGATTTCCAGACCGAACCGTCGGTTATAAACGTAGCCATCACCGTCCGGCGTGCGAGGACGAGCGATGTGGCCTCCGTCCGACGTCTCCTCGACGGCTACGTGCGTGAAGGCATCCTGCTCGACAAAGCGACGGTCACGCTTTACGAGGACATCCAGGAGTTCTGGATCGCCGAACGCGACGAGGACGCACGGGTCATCGGCTGCGGTGCACTGCACGTGATGTGGGAAGACCTCGCCGAAGTCCGTACTCTCGCGGTCGATCACAGCATCAAGGGCGCCGGAGTCGGGCACCAAGTGCTGGACAAGTTGTTGCAGACCGCCCGCTGGCTGGGCGTGCGACGGGTTTTCTGCCTCACCTTCGAAGTCGACTTCTTCGCGAAGCACGGCTTCGTGGAGATCGGAGAGACGCCGGTCGACGGAGATGTCTACAGCGAGCTGCTGCGTTCCTATGACGAGGGAGTCGCGGAGTTCCTCGGTCTCGAACGGGTGAAGCCGAACACCTTGGGTAACAGTCGGATGCTTCTGCACCTGTGA
- a CDS encoding histone-like nucleoid-structuring protein Lsr2: MAQKVQVLLVDDLDGGEADETVTFALDGKTYEIDLTTSNADKLRTLLEPYAKGGRRTGGRAASGRGKGRAVPGGNKDTAEIRKWARENGHNVNDRGRVPADIREAYEKANG, encoded by the coding sequence GTGGCACAGAAGGTTCAGGTCCTTCTTGTTGACGACCTCGACGGCGGCGAGGCGGACGAGACCGTCACGTTCGCGCTGGATGGCAAGACCTACGAGATCGACCTCACCACGAGCAACGCGGACAAGCTCCGTACGCTGCTCGAGCCTTACGCCAAGGGCGGCCGCCGTACCGGTGGCCGTGCCGCCTCCGGGCGCGGCAAGGGCCGTGCGGTTCCCGGCGGCAACAAGGACACCGCCGAGATCCGTAAGTGGGCGCGCGAGAACGGCCACAATGTGAATGACCGCGGCCGTGTTCCCGCGGACATCCGTGAGGCTTACGAGAAGGCCAACGGCTGA
- a CDS encoding SCO3374 family protein, with amino-acid sequence MAPTVPPPRTPLPARQDGRAGGEPRGGCARWYEQELGWATAGVAPVRLLTGLRFDALVVPAAAGHAALRRVGRAGPVALTGERMSLLVAAGSADELPGLLDWLEWGGVALALTVLGTGGRITAPPPPGRPGPPGAAVWLRPPWPLREQEGEPVLPALSGFGSRGGDAPDLVRLVDAVATECHRARLMRARPWPASDESAAQPLAFS; translated from the coding sequence ATGGCCCCCACCGTCCCGCCTCCCCGCACTCCGCTTCCCGCTCGCCAGGACGGCCGTGCCGGGGGTGAACCGCGGGGCGGCTGCGCCCGGTGGTACGAGCAGGAGCTCGGCTGGGCCACCGCGGGCGTCGCCCCGGTGCGGCTGCTGACCGGGCTGCGGTTCGACGCTCTCGTCGTCCCCGCCGCCGCCGGTCACGCGGCGCTGCGCCGGGTGGGCCGCGCGGGGCCGGTGGCGCTCACCGGTGAGCGGATGAGTCTGCTGGTGGCGGCCGGAAGCGCGGATGAGCTGCCCGGGCTGCTCGACTGGCTGGAGTGGGGCGGAGTCGCCCTCGCGCTGACCGTTCTCGGCACGGGCGGCCGGATCACCGCACCGCCACCGCCGGGCCGGCCGGGCCCGCCGGGGGCCGCCGTATGGCTGCGGCCCCCCTGGCCACTGCGCGAGCAGGAGGGGGAACCGGTGCTCCCGGCCCTCTCCGGCTTCGGGAGCAGGGGTGGGGATGCTCCCGATCTCGTCCGGCTCGTGGACGCCGTGGCGACTGAATGCCACCGGGCCCGGCTGATGCGTGCCCGGCCATGGCCGGCCTCCGATGAGTCGGCTGCTCAGCCGTTGGCCTTCTCGTAA